Proteins encoded within one genomic window of Oceanococcus sp. HetDA_MAG_MS8:
- a CDS encoding DUF547 domain-containing protein: MLQSLVTALLIFVAQHAAAGPKAELWETWAAHDPQSTAQIDHSSWQQFLNRYLVGDAEPRLLRYAAVTEADKNALDAYLLALQQTPIAEYSRKVQKAYWINFYNAATVQLILDNWPVTSITKIKPHLFAFGPWDMKQWSVMGEELSLNDIEHRILRPIWQDPRIHYAVNCASLGCPSLATQAYTADELDAMLDASAKRFVNAPRGVRFEDGELFVSTIYKWFRDDFGGSEAQVIEHLRQYAEPPLEQSLSKVEDIDGYGYDWSINAATSP, from the coding sequence ATGCTGCAATCCCTTGTCACCGCTCTACTGATATTTGTCGCCCAACATGCGGCCGCCGGCCCCAAGGCAGAACTATGGGAGACATGGGCTGCGCACGACCCACAATCCACTGCGCAGATTGATCACAGCTCCTGGCAACAGTTTTTAAATCGCTATTTGGTGGGCGATGCGGAGCCCCGTCTCCTGCGTTACGCAGCCGTTACCGAGGCTGACAAAAACGCTCTCGATGCTTACTTGTTGGCCCTGCAACAAACGCCTATTGCCGAGTACAGCCGCAAAGTCCAAAAGGCCTATTGGATCAACTTCTACAACGCCGCCACCGTCCAACTGATACTGGACAACTGGCCAGTGACATCCATTACCAAGATCAAACCGCACCTCTTTGCTTTTGGCCCCTGGGACATGAAGCAATGGTCTGTGATGGGCGAAGAGTTGAGCTTGAACGACATCGAACACCGCATCTTGCGCCCGATTTGGCAAGACCCCCGCATTCATTACGCGGTGAACTGCGCCTCCCTGGGCTGCCCCAGCCTGGCGACCCAGGCCTACACCGCCGATGAACTGGACGCGATGCTTGATGCCAGCGCCAAACGCTTCGTCAATGCCCCACGCGGAGTTCGCTTCGAGGATGGAGAACTCTTCGTATCGACCATCTACAAGTGGTTCCGCGACGACTTTGGTGGCAGCGAAGCCCAGGTCATTGAGCACCTACGGCAGTATGCCGAGCCGCCATTGGAGCAGAGCTTAAGCAAAGTGGAAGACATCGACGGCTACGGCTACGACTGGAGCATCAACGCCGCCACTTCCCCCTGA
- a CDS encoding HD domain-containing protein, with product MNVVTETPELEALFADWEKVIGPDFAGYRNHVYRMLNYCLLLHDCNDEDRQKLAIAGVFHDIGIWTASTIDYIDPSAAEASRYLVDSGLEQWQEEICLMITEHHKLSSAEDVRYPLVDVFRRADLVDFSLGLCKCGLSASQIKAVQAALPNAGFHQGLVRKALRWFIRHPLNPAPMFKR from the coding sequence ATGAACGTTGTAACCGAAACGCCAGAACTTGAGGCGCTATTTGCTGACTGGGAAAAGGTGATCGGTCCGGACTTCGCCGGGTACCGCAATCATGTTTACCGCATGCTCAACTACTGCCTGCTTCTTCATGATTGCAATGATGAGGACCGACAAAAGCTGGCCATCGCAGGCGTGTTTCATGACATCGGCATCTGGACAGCAAGCACGATTGACTACATTGATCCATCTGCAGCAGAAGCTTCTCGGTATCTGGTCGATAGCGGTCTGGAGCAATGGCAGGAAGAAATCTGCCTGATGATCACCGAACACCATAAGTTGAGTTCGGCCGAGGATGTACGTTATCCCCTGGTGGATGTGTTTCGCCGGGCCGATCTGGTCGATTTCTCTTTGGGGCTGTGCAAGTGCGGCTTGTCAGCAAGCCAGATCAAAGCCGTACAGGCGGCACTTCCCAATGCAGGCTTTCACCAAGGCCTGGTGCGCAAGGCTCTGCGGTGGTTTATCCGCCACCCATTGAATCCGGCGCCCATGTTTAAGCGGTAG
- a CDS encoding NAD(P)H-dependent oxidoreductase has product MSKILIINAHHAYPFAEGRLNGSLVQMADEILTSKGHETRVVKVDDGYDVEQELENHQWADVVLLQTPVNWMGVPWTFKKYMDEVYTAGMGGQLTNGDGRHEDAPKQNYGAGGTLNGKKYMLSLTFNAPEESFNDPSEYLFQGKGVDDLFFPMHMNFRFFAMEPLPTFAAYDVMKNAEPEKEFGRFSAHLAEHF; this is encoded by the coding sequence ATGAGCAAGATTCTGATCATCAATGCACACCACGCCTATCCGTTTGCCGAAGGACGCCTGAATGGCAGCCTGGTGCAGATGGCGGACGAAATCCTGACCTCGAAAGGTCATGAAACCCGCGTGGTGAAGGTAGACGATGGATACGACGTCGAACAGGAACTGGAGAATCACCAGTGGGCGGACGTCGTTTTGCTGCAAACGCCGGTCAACTGGATGGGCGTGCCGTGGACCTTCAAGAAGTACATGGACGAGGTCTACACGGCCGGCATGGGAGGCCAGCTCACTAATGGTGATGGTCGTCACGAAGATGCACCGAAACAGAACTATGGCGCAGGCGGCACGCTGAACGGCAAGAAGTACATGCTCTCGCTCACCTTCAATGCGCCGGAAGAGTCGTTCAATGACCCCAGCGAGTATCTATTCCAGGGCAAGGGCGTGGATGACCTGTTTTTCCCGATGCACATGAACTTTCGATTTTTTGCGATGGAGCCGCTGCCTACATTCGCTGCTTACGACGTCATGAAAAACGCGGAGCCCGAAAAGGAATTTGGGCGGTTCTCGGCGCACCTCGCCGAACACTTCTGA
- a CDS encoding LEA type 2 family protein yields MSPVLHRVVVIALLWSLSSCALLQQVVQAPDVSVTDMRLAKAGLFEQVLEFDLELDNPNGFALPLAAMEYTLVVSGVEIGRGAQTKALSLPAYGQATWPVNFKVNSLKLLQGVLSEGAFQGRDYRIFGSFRLSESSRLPAIPFEQSGQIGS; encoded by the coding sequence ATGTCGCCTGTACTTCATCGCGTTGTCGTTATTGCCTTGTTGTGGTCGTTGTCCTCTTGTGCACTGCTGCAGCAGGTTGTGCAGGCACCCGATGTGTCGGTCACAGATATGCGGCTGGCTAAGGCCGGGCTATTCGAGCAGGTTTTAGAGTTTGATTTGGAGCTGGACAACCCCAACGGGTTTGCGTTGCCCTTAGCGGCCATGGAGTACACCTTGGTGGTGTCGGGTGTGGAAATTGGCCGGGGAGCGCAAACCAAAGCATTGAGCCTGCCAGCTTATGGCCAAGCCACGTGGCCAGTGAATTTCAAGGTCAACAGTCTGAAGCTACTGCAGGGTGTGCTGAGTGAAGGAGCCTTTCAGGGGCGGGACTATCGCATTTTTGGCAGTTTTCGCCTTAGCGAGTCGTCGCGTTTGCCGGCTATTCCTTTTGAGCAAAGCGGCCAGATCGGCTCCTAG
- a CDS encoding di-heme enzyme → MKTPLLAVMVSLALLGCGGGGGSAAPNNTATTPLTLKLPTGFPQPRTADNPLTVEKVALGRHLFYDRRMSINEAGSCASCHEQRKAFSDGRQTSTGPTGGVHPRNAMSLTNVVYNARQNWANPTLSTLREQALAVMFADDPVELGWADNEAQILARFARDPLYQELFAKAYPDQEDPYTVNNVASATAAFVATLISGASALDQANNGSGSVSESVRRGEALFFSERLECFHCHGAFNFAQSVQHDGTILETIEFKNNGLYNIAGPGPGLPLSNGNYPAGNQGLYEFTQDASDMGRFRAPTLRNIELTGPYMHDGSIATLEDVITEHYARAGRRIETGPEQGDGAQSPWKDPLLQGFVLSEQELDDLLNFFSALTDWDFVCNPEFADPFGNIPMHDQCP, encoded by the coding sequence ATGAAAACACCGCTGCTCGCGGTCATGGTCTCGCTTGCCCTGTTGGGCTGCGGGGGTGGGGGCGGCTCAGCCGCCCCCAACAATACGGCCACGACCCCTCTGACACTCAAGTTGCCCACGGGATTTCCGCAGCCGCGAACGGCAGACAACCCCCTCACCGTAGAGAAGGTGGCCCTGGGCAGGCACCTCTTCTATGACCGCCGCATGTCCATCAATGAGGCCGGCTCCTGCGCCAGTTGTCACGAACAGCGCAAGGCCTTTAGCGATGGGCGTCAAACCTCAACGGGCCCCACCGGCGGGGTGCATCCGCGCAATGCCATGAGCCTGACCAATGTGGTGTACAACGCCCGCCAAAACTGGGCGAACCCCACATTGAGCACGCTACGTGAGCAAGCATTGGCGGTGATGTTTGCCGATGATCCGGTGGAACTAGGCTGGGCGGACAATGAAGCCCAAATACTGGCGCGCTTCGCGCGCGACCCCCTGTATCAAGAGCTCTTTGCCAAAGCCTATCCAGATCAAGAAGACCCCTACACGGTCAATAACGTAGCCAGTGCCACGGCCGCTTTCGTCGCCACACTCATTTCCGGCGCATCGGCATTAGATCAGGCCAACAATGGGAGCGGAAGCGTGTCGGAATCGGTGCGGCGGGGCGAGGCTTTGTTTTTCTCCGAGCGCTTGGAGTGCTTTCACTGCCATGGAGCCTTCAACTTTGCGCAAAGCGTGCAGCATGACGGCACCATCCTTGAAACCATCGAGTTTAAAAACAATGGTCTCTACAACATCGCCGGTCCTGGACCGGGGCTCCCCCTGAGCAACGGCAATTATCCGGCCGGTAATCAAGGCCTGTACGAGTTCACTCAAGATGCCAGCGACATGGGCCGCTTCCGCGCCCCCACCTTGCGCAATATTGAGCTCACCGGGCCGTACATGCATGACGGGTCCATCGCCACTTTGGAAGATGTGATCACCGAACACTACGCGCGCGCTGGGCGGCGCATCGAGACCGGCCCAGAGCAGGGTGACGGCGCTCAGAGCCCCTGGAAAGATCCCTTGCTCCAAGGCTTCGTGCTGAGCGAACAAGAGCTGGATGACCTGCTGAATTTCTTCAGCGCGCTGACCGACTGGGATTTTGTCTGCAACCCGGAATTTGCCGACCCCTTCGGCAACATTCCCATGCATGACCAATGTCCATGA
- a CDS encoding methylated-DNA--[protein]-cysteine S-methyltransferase yields MHYRHLDTPIGQLTLIGPEPALSQILFAQQSAIWQPTADMRLVPQGFAQAAAQIQAYFDGAEDHWDCPLAPKVSPFQWRVMQALQTIPAGHTCSYAELAAALRPPSAARAVGGACARNPLPLIMPCHRVVGSQGQLTGFAGGTQVKAWLLEFEQSRSASGS; encoded by the coding sequence ATGCACTACCGTCATCTGGACACACCCATTGGCCAGCTCACACTCATCGGACCAGAACCGGCGCTGAGCCAAATTTTATTCGCTCAGCAAAGCGCCATCTGGCAGCCTACCGCGGATATGCGCCTCGTGCCCCAGGGCTTTGCGCAAGCAGCCGCCCAAATTCAAGCTTACTTCGACGGTGCCGAAGACCACTGGGACTGCCCTTTGGCGCCGAAGGTGAGCCCTTTTCAATGGCGAGTGATGCAAGCGCTGCAGACTATTCCTGCCGGCCACACCTGTAGCTATGCCGAACTCGCAGCGGCCTTGCGCCCACCCAGCGCTGCCCGCGCTGTGGGTGGGGCCTGCGCCCGCAACCCACTTCCCCTGATCATGCCCTGCCACCGCGTGGTGGGCAGCCAAGGACAGCTCACAGGGTTTGCCGGTGGCACCCAGGTTAAAGCCTGGTTACTGGAGTTTGAGCAAAGCCGTTCGGCCTCAGGCTCCTGA
- a CDS encoding metallo-mystery pair system four-Cys motif protein — translation MMTTPFFPRSAVAILGLTLLAACSESDDLSTAVAMKFSPQIAGEDFRCQGEYTGMGTGPTQSYRATDFRWYLSQFALVDDAGNRTPLDLMPDDRGLVYQDADHSVALLGEVAGCDVPQSSRQQNLELEGSAPAGDYAQLCFTLGVPFALNHSDVTADTTPSPLNLPAMNWFWRGGRKFLKIDGIAELQADGSGTAYNFHLGSTGCSNAGGTDGAQGEGRAAPPDQACSQPNTPEYCLDFAAIQAGRAITVDPARLVVETDLSTNTQGTPPGCMGFINDPECSKIMPRHGLDYPLNGNIIPRMQPVLFALEPAQ, via the coding sequence ATGATGACCACTCCATTTTTCCCGCGCAGTGCCGTCGCCATTCTTGGCCTGACTCTGCTTGCAGCCTGTAGTGAAAGCGACGACCTCAGCACGGCAGTCGCTATGAAGTTCTCCCCCCAGATCGCCGGCGAAGACTTTCGCTGCCAAGGCGAATACACCGGCATGGGCACCGGACCGACACAGAGCTATCGCGCCACCGATTTTCGTTGGTACCTAAGCCAGTTTGCGCTGGTTGACGACGCCGGCAATCGAACACCTTTGGATTTGATGCCCGACGACCGAGGTTTGGTCTACCAAGATGCCGATCACTCGGTGGCATTGCTCGGTGAAGTCGCCGGATGTGACGTACCGCAAAGCAGCCGCCAACAAAACTTAGAACTGGAAGGCAGCGCCCCAGCGGGCGACTATGCCCAACTCTGTTTCACCCTGGGTGTGCCCTTTGCTCTGAATCATAGTGACGTGACCGCCGATACCACGCCCAGCCCCCTCAACCTACCGGCCATGAACTGGTTTTGGCGGGGCGGACGCAAGTTTCTCAAAATCGATGGCATTGCTGAATTACAGGCGGACGGCAGTGGTACCGCGTATAACTTCCACCTAGGCAGTACGGGCTGCAGTAATGCCGGCGGAACCGATGGCGCTCAAGGCGAAGGCCGCGCAGCACCACCCGATCAAGCCTGTAGCCAACCGAATACGCCGGAATACTGCCTGGACTTCGCCGCCATTCAGGCCGGCCGTGCGATTACAGTGGACCCCGCCCGGCTGGTTGTGGAGACCGACCTCAGCACCAACACCCAGGGCACACCGCCCGGCTGCATGGGCTTCATTAACGACCCCGAGTGCAGCAAGATCATGCCGCGCCACGGCTTGGACTACCCTCTCAACGGCAACATCATCCCGCGCATGCAGCCGGTGCTGTTTGCCTTGGAGCCCGCACAATGA
- a CDS encoding redoxin family protein yields MNTKIEAGSKFPNITALNLEGQRIEIGTPTNGADWRMVVIYRGRHCPMCTKYLNKLEEHREKLRETGIDLVAVSADSEAQLRSHLEELNVNFPLLYGLRVGQMQQLGLYISDPRSPQETDHPFAEPGLFIVNEDGHLQVVDISNNPFVRPDIKTLASGLKWIRDPKNSYPIRGMRSYGD; encoded by the coding sequence ATGAACACAAAAATTGAAGCCGGCTCCAAGTTCCCGAACATTACGGCGCTCAATCTTGAGGGCCAGAGGATCGAAATCGGCACACCCACCAACGGGGCCGACTGGCGAATGGTGGTGATCTATCGGGGAAGGCACTGCCCAATGTGCACCAAGTACCTCAACAAGCTGGAGGAGCATAGGGAAAAGCTGCGGGAAACCGGTATCGACCTCGTTGCGGTTTCTGCAGACAGCGAAGCACAGCTGCGTTCCCATTTGGAGGAGCTGAATGTGAATTTCCCGTTGCTCTACGGTCTGCGCGTCGGACAGATGCAGCAGCTGGGTTTGTACATTTCAGATCCACGGTCTCCGCAGGAAACCGATCATCCGTTCGCCGAGCCGGGCCTCTTCATCGTGAATGAAGACGGTCATCTTCAGGTGGTCGACATCTCGAATAATCCATTCGTGCGGCCGGATATCAAAACGCTGGCGTCTGGCCTAAAGTGGATTCGCGATCCCAAGAACAGCTATCCAATTCGAGGCATGCGTAGTTATGGCGACTGA
- a CDS encoding SEC-C domain-containing protein, with protein MNTSVARSDQACLCGSGRTYARCCQPLHRGEPAPSAEALMRSRYTAYALALDDYVLRSWHPRTRPASIEHEPGTRWLGLRVKSAQQSAADQATVRFEARYRVGGRPAVRMRETSRFVCEGEHWYYLDGDIHS; from the coding sequence ATGAATACCTCGGTTGCTCGGTCTGATCAGGCTTGCCTCTGCGGAAGCGGCAGGACCTATGCCCGCTGTTGTCAGCCACTGCACCGGGGCGAACCAGCGCCTAGTGCGGAAGCCTTGATGCGCTCGCGCTACACCGCCTATGCCTTGGCATTGGATGACTATGTGCTGCGTTCTTGGCATCCACGCACACGGCCCGCCAGCATCGAGCATGAGCCCGGTACCCGCTGGCTCGGGTTGCGGGTGAAATCGGCGCAGCAGTCTGCTGCGGATCAGGCAACCGTTCGTTTTGAAGCGCGATACCGGGTCGGAGGGCGCCCCGCCGTGCGTATGCGCGAAACCAGTCGCTTTGTTTGTGAGGGCGAGCATTGGTATTACCTCGATGGTGACATCCACAGCTAG
- a CDS encoding helix-turn-helix transcriptional regulator: protein MKASVETDNQGRRHALQACMEPCAIERGMRVLGGKWTGSIIYHLKDGPVRFNDLSRMIGGASKKMITERLRQLEAQGLVSRRVVDTSPVSVHYEITDFGRTALGVLDQLKEWTEGLPKDFPNADAA, encoded by the coding sequence ATGAAAGCAAGTGTTGAAACGGACAATCAGGGCAGACGCCATGCGCTGCAGGCCTGTATGGAACCCTGTGCTATTGAGCGTGGTATGCGCGTGCTCGGCGGCAAATGGACGGGGTCCATCATTTATCACCTCAAGGATGGCCCAGTGCGCTTCAATGACCTGTCGCGCATGATTGGCGGCGCAAGCAAGAAAATGATTACCGAGCGGCTGCGGCAGTTGGAGGCCCAGGGCCTGGTCAGCAGGAGGGTGGTGGATACCTCACCGGTATCTGTCCACTATGAAATCACCGATTTTGGCCGTACTGCCCTTGGGGTACTCGATCAACTCAAGGAATGGACTGAGGGCCTACCCAAGGACTTTCCGAACGCGGATGCTGCCTAG
- the glpK gene encoding glycerol kinase GlpK: MGSALLAIDQGTTSSRAIVFDLDGHRLGSAQKEFAQIYPQSGWVEHDASVIWEDTLEVCRGALQDAGLTAKDIISCGITNQRETVVIWDRSTGEPIANAIVWQDRRTASMCQELRQKITEDELAERTGLLLDPYFSATKIRWLLDQVPGARQRAEAGELAFGTIDSWLIYKLTDGAVHATDATNASRTMLFNIREQRWDPLLLDLFSVPEALLPEVRDSAGDFGAIEAGLLGAEVPIGAVLGDQQAATVGQACFEPGMVKSTYGTGCFAVLNLGAEFVRSQNKLLTTVAYRLNGEVTYALEGSIFIAGAAVQWLRDSLRLIGHAADTEKLASSVESTGGVYLVPAFTGLGAPYWDPDARGALIGLTRASGFAEIARAALESVCYQTRDLMDAMAADARPARSLRVDGGMVANDWLVQYLADTVRLPIERPQVLETTALGAAYFAGLSAGVYDSLTDIASRWQAQSEFQPSREVSKMEKRYAGWQAAVQRVLTQAE; this comes from the coding sequence ATGGGATCAGCCTTGTTGGCAATCGACCAAGGGACCACCAGTTCGCGGGCTATTGTTTTCGATCTGGATGGCCACCGGCTGGGTTCGGCGCAAAAGGAGTTCGCTCAAATCTATCCCCAATCGGGCTGGGTTGAGCACGATGCCAGCGTTATTTGGGAGGACACGCTGGAAGTGTGTAGAGGGGCGCTGCAGGACGCAGGCCTCACAGCCAAAGACATCATCAGCTGCGGAATTACCAATCAGCGCGAAACGGTGGTGATCTGGGATCGGAGTACGGGTGAGCCTATTGCCAATGCCATCGTTTGGCAGGATCGCCGCACGGCATCGATGTGTCAGGAACTGCGCCAGAAAATCACCGAAGATGAGCTTGCCGAGCGTACCGGCTTGCTCTTGGACCCTTATTTCTCAGCGACCAAAATCCGCTGGCTATTGGATCAAGTGCCTGGTGCTCGGCAGCGCGCCGAAGCAGGAGAGCTGGCCTTTGGCACCATCGACTCCTGGCTAATTTACAAACTCACGGATGGTGCGGTGCACGCCACGGACGCTACCAATGCCTCGCGCACAATGCTGTTCAACATTCGCGAGCAACGTTGGGACCCGCTGCTACTCGACCTGTTTTCGGTGCCGGAGGCATTGCTGCCCGAGGTGCGTGATTCTGCCGGAGATTTTGGTGCGATTGAGGCCGGCTTGTTAGGGGCCGAGGTGCCCATCGGCGCCGTACTAGGAGACCAGCAAGCGGCGACGGTGGGGCAGGCCTGTTTTGAGCCGGGCATGGTGAAGAGCACCTACGGAACCGGTTGCTTTGCCGTTCTCAACCTCGGAGCCGAATTTGTTCGTTCACAGAACAAGTTGCTCACGACCGTAGCCTATCGCCTGAATGGAGAGGTGACCTACGCCCTAGAGGGCAGCATTTTCATTGCCGGCGCCGCAGTGCAATGGTTACGTGACAGCTTGCGGCTCATCGGGCATGCCGCCGATACCGAAAAGCTGGCATCCAGTGTGGAATCCACCGGGGGTGTGTATTTGGTGCCTGCCTTCACGGGACTGGGGGCGCCTTATTGGGACCCGGATGCGCGTGGCGCGCTGATTGGCCTGACCCGCGCTAGCGGCTTTGCCGAAATTGCCCGCGCTGCCTTGGAGTCGGTCTGCTACCAAACCCGCGACCTTATGGACGCCATGGCTGCGGATGCGAGGCCTGCACGCAGTCTGCGTGTGGATGGTGGAATGGTGGCCAACGACTGGCTGGTGCAGTATCTTGCCGACACCGTGCGCTTACCCATCGAGCGGCCTCAAGTGCTGGAAACCACGGCACTGGGTGCGGCTTATTTTGCGGGCTTAAGCGCTGGTGTTTATGACTCATTGACTGATATTGCCTCGCGCTGGCAGGCCCAGTCAGAGTTCCAGCCCTCCCGTGAAGTCAGCAAAATGGAAAAGCGCTATGCCGGCTGGCAAGCCGCGGTACAGCGTGTACTAACCCAAGCCGAATAA
- a CDS encoding DNA-3-methyladenine glycosylase 2 family protein, giving the protein MSDFVRLECQQPARVLAMTLDPTTCIRAYQTRDTRFDGRFVTAVRTTRIFCRPVCRVRPPHPKNVQFYATAAQALDAGFRPCLRCRPEWAPGHPHWPWQPPLVQAALEALHEQPDLQARELASRLGLSGRHLQRLFQAHLGASPSAVIHSHRLLLARRLLMSSSDPMEGIARASGYGSARRLRHAMVQRYGHPPSALRTNMRPSQGLQLRLDYRPPLPWEKLLEFWQQRAIPGVEEVADHCYKRSFLFAGKAGWLEVHGPSDGESPLQARVHHPDSRCLAQVHRRLRRMFDLDAMPTEISAILGGDSRLAKTLEATPGLRVPGGWSLFEICVRAVLGQRISVAAARTLCGRLVARLGQAKDELPPPLNTVFPEPAQLRDAELSELGIPQARQHTLHALGELFANPPHAQWIHDPEAILTSLAAIHGIGPWTLAYIRMRGLRDPDAWPAGDLILRQRLGQPGKALSERACEQRSLAWRPWRAYAVLALWQAPTGDH; this is encoded by the coding sequence ATGTCCGACTTCGTCCGCTTGGAATGCCAACAACCGGCTAGAGTGTTGGCCATGACGCTCGATCCGACTACCTGCATTCGTGCCTACCAAACCCGCGACACCCGTTTTGACGGACGCTTCGTCACAGCGGTGCGGACCACGAGAATTTTCTGCCGTCCGGTATGCCGGGTGCGTCCTCCACACCCGAAGAATGTGCAGTTTTACGCCACGGCTGCGCAGGCTCTGGATGCTGGCTTTCGACCCTGCTTACGCTGCCGTCCAGAATGGGCGCCCGGTCACCCGCACTGGCCCTGGCAGCCGCCACTGGTCCAAGCCGCTTTGGAAGCCCTGCATGAGCAGCCTGATCTGCAGGCCAGGGAGCTAGCGTCCAGACTTGGTCTGAGCGGTCGTCATCTTCAGCGACTGTTCCAGGCGCATTTGGGAGCATCCCCCTCCGCTGTGATTCACAGCCATCGCCTGCTCTTGGCGCGCAGGCTGCTCATGAGCAGCTCAGACCCCATGGAAGGGATTGCGCGTGCCAGCGGTTATGGCAGCGCGCGCCGGCTACGTCATGCCATGGTGCAGCGCTACGGCCATCCACCTTCGGCCCTGCGGACGAACATGCGCCCGTCGCAAGGCTTGCAACTGCGTTTGGACTACCGCCCCCCGCTGCCCTGGGAAAAGCTGCTGGAGTTTTGGCAGCAACGGGCTATTCCGGGGGTCGAAGAGGTTGCCGACCATTGCTACAAACGCAGCTTTCTATTTGCCGGCAAGGCGGGCTGGCTGGAAGTCCATGGCCCCTCAGACGGCGAATCTCCCTTGCAAGCGCGCGTTCATCATCCGGACAGCCGATGCCTTGCGCAGGTGCACCGGCGCTTGCGCCGGATGTTCGATTTAGACGCCATGCCTACGGAAATCAGCGCGATCTTGGGAGGCGACTCCCGACTGGCCAAAACCCTAGAGGCCACTCCGGGCTTAAGAGTCCCCGGTGGCTGGAGCCTTTTTGAGATTTGTGTGCGCGCTGTTCTAGGCCAGCGCATCAGCGTAGCGGCAGCCCGCACTTTATGCGGCCGTTTGGTGGCACGCCTGGGACAGGCCAAGGACGAGCTTCCTCCACCGCTGAATACCGTGTTTCCAGAGCCTGCTCAGTTACGCGATGCTGAGCTGTCCGAGCTGGGAATTCCCCAGGCAAGGCAACACACGCTACACGCACTCGGAGAGCTTTTTGCCAACCCGCCGCATGCCCAATGGATTCATGACCCCGAGGCGATCTTGACCAGTTTGGCCGCCATTCATGGCATTGGACCCTGGACACTGGCCTACATTCGAATGCGTGGACTGCGCGACCCCGACGCCTGGCCCGCTGGCGACCTCATTTTGCGGCAACGGCTGGGCCAGCCCGGCAAAGCCCTGAGCGAACGCGCCTGCGAGCAACGCTCACTGGCCTGGCGGCCATGGCGAGCCTATGCCGTGCTGGCTTTGTGGCAAGCCCCTACTGGAGACCATTAA